ggaaTATTCCAGACGGAGCCTTCAAGAATATTCTATAAAAGCAAAATGTAGCAAGTATTTTAATCCACTGATGAACAGAAAAGTGATCATGAGTTCTGATGAAATGGTATCAAGACAATAAACACTGAATAATGAGGTGGCCGTGAAAACATTAGTCATTTTGCAAAATTAGAGTAGAGTTACAGAAGAGTACCACATTAGGAATATACCTGACAAGGTGTGTTTATTTGTCACGTACACTTTCTTAGATCACATCTTGTAGTCAAATAAAATCAGAGCAACAAACATCTGGAGGGAAGTGTTGAGCAGGTGGCAGCTCGTGAGAGCCGTTCTGACTGACAGCTTGTTTAAGGTGCGAGACATCGGTCTCTGTGGCTCCTGAGAGTTTAGGAAGAGTGGTTCTGAGTCCCGCAGGCGTCATCATCTCCGTCCTCGTCACTTCCACAGCGTCTGACTGGACGTTTTCACACATTCAGACACATCTAACTTCCTCCCGCTGTTGCACATCCTGGCCAGGTTCTGCAGCGGTAATAGAGAAAGACggttaaaaagaacatttctttctttcttttcttttaaacaccATACCAGCTTCTAAggctatattcatggcgagaATAAAGTGCAATCAATCAAAGGAAGACtagaaaagatgtttaaaatgtatttcctcCAGAAATCTTAACCATGTTCGGATTCACttgattaaaaactttttcaaaagtaTCAACGGAATAAAAAAGGTTCCTCACAGGGGCAGATGTAATACAATCTAGAAGGATATGTTTAATGGAGGATGGATTATGATTTTGGAGGATTTTCTCCTGAGAGTAAAAATTGTTGTGTAATTTTTGAATGTCCTATTCTGCATCTGGTATAGATGACTTGATTCCAACGATTCTCAAAACAGAGATTATGTTTTATCCTCACATCAGGATTTATTTCATGCAACTTATTATTCAGACGTTGATCCCATTCTGATTGCCATTTATTTCTGATGTATTCATTTATCATTTGTGTTAAGTCTGTAAAAGGTAGAGAACACTTTACTAATTCTGTGCATAGTGCttcaaaaagaacattttaatactgtttttgcTTCAACCTTAAAAAGCCTACTGCATTATATGTGTTATGCAAACTCCTAAAGAATCGAAATGATCAAAAATTTGCTGTTAAACCGGTTTCACACACACTATCTACTCCATGCTTTCTGTCGTCTTTTTTATCAAGTCAAAGCTCTTTCAGTGTAATTGTACAGAAGTCCTCCTTTAGCTGGTgtttctggtgtcagatcttgagtgattttgatcaagtaaaggtcagaataactgcagtaatatctccagatgtactcttactggactgaagcagcttagctttacttgattctccatcaatcatgttttagagtctcaaatctgatcatcaggatcttttgagcagtgtttatttcttcatatctcaatcatcattggattgcattgcattatatgtttggatcatttaaatctcatcttactgagacacATTATTGGAGATAAAGAATGACGACTGatatttgtaagttttttttgcaAGTAATCCGCTATACTTcctaagtgttttattttgattgtttttatttgatgataACTTTGTTTATGAATGGTCCACTGTGGTGTACGATGGACTGATCGTCACTCACACTAGCAGCTCTGGCGATGCTGTTGGGAGACTGAAGAGCCGCCAGCTCATTGAGGATCCTCTTCAGATCACCGGCACACGCTTCTGCTGGAAGTGACGGTGATATAACAATCATCACCATATTAAAACAGACAGAATGTGCTTGATGCATGTTGAGTAATGAGATACAAGAAATTTTGCAAAAGGTTAAATGTATAACATTGCAGGTGCACCAAGTTATATTTAACACTGTCacatataaagaaattaatagcattcttaagaaatgcatttaaaatgattgaaatattctcaaaaaaaaaaaaagaaaagtcctgtatgcaacactttaaaacaaattaattagggatgcaccggttgaccggccataaaccGGAAACTggccggtttttgcttaaaatacgcgatcggcaatcggccagtttttggtcttttttcggccgatttttccggaagtgcgcctgcgtgcacagactacattgtaatcattcgctatcatgtcatttgtgtggaagtatttggAAATCTGTGCGCAGGGCACGGGCAgtcgttcagcactggaagtgcagagctacatgtctgaggcacagatagcaggaagcgaaCAGCCTACTGCACaaaaataagagcccctttcctgcgctcactgaagctgcgcgagcgtactgGACCTGTCCCGCCCTGCACAAGCGcagacagtgaagggatgttcagctcaacttctcgcgtgttggatgagaaacgaaactGTCTAAacggatttttttttcctttttttttgtgaagtagaacttgcatacacgtttgaaaagccagaagtaaacgtcaTTCAGTAtagatgattatttttaattttaccttaaaattacatcgacttaatttgattcacctgctgtagcacactgaaaaaagtgttcaTTCTCAAACATTTTAGGGTAatgaatcaatatatttttttaacttgagacaatagttttattttttcattggctcaataaaaaaaatatgtgaatcattaccctattttttttttttttaattggataaatgaaacactttgcatctttgttttattcgcaccaacattattttattttaacattttggaataatttatttatatcgcatacttttatttagtctccggtaaagacctttttttttatttaaaaccaaattaaaaactaaaacaaatactgaatgctgattaaacatcttcttgaatgtgtgttgattgtgttgttttggATTGAAGAACTATGCagttttttaatttcacatggccATGTTTtaaaggccagttctatgtagttttaacacatttcaaaaacaaaagctaaatgctgatgtctgtaacATCTATGggtaatgtaggctacttactgtgcagttactgccgttaatttcagatggttctTACGGTTATGTTTACAATAAAAAGCCAGTTTGGCCCAAACtttaaacatcttgtttatgcatactttccttctttcttgtttgttgcttaaagattaaaaaaaagaaaaaaaaatattcggaAGCTTCGGATCGGCCAGAAAAATCATGATCtcctaaaattaatatttactttttaatgcagGTTTTTTTCTGCAGGTTTTTTGGAGgaaaatttaagactttaaggcCATGTAAAGATTTGGGGTAATGTGAAGGAGTGGTATataattatggagttttttttgAACGGAATATTTAAGACTCTTTAAAACATACAGCTTACAGAAAACTACTttccttgtttaatattttacagaaaaacaaacactgcatgtttcaatttcactttaaaaatacAGCTTCTAACAGTTCTccattgttttttgattttttgaagtAAAGATATTCgtttagttttgttaattttgtagGTATTCGTTTAATGTCATGACTCAGATTTTCTGCTCTGCTTTAAGGGCTGGTTTCAGTGAAAGCAGACTGTAGTCTGTACCTGGCTCAGGTGCAGGTTGCGGTTGCAGCTGCAGGTACGGATGATCCAGGAGCTCTGGTATGGAAATCCTCTCTCTAGGATTGCGAACTAAACACCTCTGAAACAGACAACAGAGAGACAGACGGTGAGCACTAACTAGGGGTTTAATTAAAGCACTGGTGAGCACAGCCGAGCATCCGGCGCACCTTCAGCACATCCAGCAGGTCCTTCTCTGGGATATGGGGGAAGTCGATCTCGTGGGACGGGTCTATGATGGCGTGGATCTTGCTGATCTGATTGGTGATGTTCTGGAACGGAGTCTTTCCGTAAGTCATGCAGTACAGGATACATCCCAGAGACCACACGTCTCCTTTAGCACTGATCTGAAGAGCAGAGAATGATGGGATCACATTACTGGAATATATTAAGAATAGATCCATTACTAAAATATGAAGTCTTCTCACCTTTGACCCTGGCTTCCCATTGGAGGACGTGTCTTTGATGGCCTCTGGTGGCATGTAGTTCAGAGTCCCCACCTGACGGACGTCATAAGAACGAGTAAATCAACACAGGACAGGCTAGAAATATAACTTGTGTGACACTAGATCAGTTCTGGTCTAACCTGCGAGTCCTTCATGATGCTGGTCACGTCAGGCTGGATACGGTTAGCGATCCCAAAGTCGATCAGTTTCAGCGACGCATCCACTATCACAAAATTAGCTGGCTTTAAATCACTGTGGACGATACCTTCAAAGGAAAATCGCAAAGAAATACTTCAGTTAAACAGAGATGTGCATGAAGAAACTGGATTACATTTTCAACAGTGTTACttcacatttttgttattttccagAAAAAATTCTTAGTTGAGTTgagaagcaaaaaaacaaaaaaaaaagtcttattttctgaaaaatatccaaattaagttgaaaagtaaaagaaaaaaaatagcttgctttacattttaattgaaatatttcagttaaatttgCTGGGTGCCATCTAAAATAgagacacacatatacaaatatctaaacattcttaaatcaagaaacattaattGGAGAAGGACAATGGCTTAAGATATTAAGTGTTGTtactataaacaaaaaataatctaaattaagTGAGTTGATGCATGGAACAAACATCTGCCAgtggagtaagaaaaataaatttaattcaaaggaaaaacaagaaatatattttctttccccACTAGCAGATATTTTCTTCTTGTttaaagcataaactcacttaattttgatacgtttcagaaaacaagactaaataccTTGTTATTTTGCTTCTAAAGtgaatgtgtcttgatttaagaatgtttagacattGTTACTggtaaacaagacaaaaatatgcatgtaagattttttttttatttttttattttattttttcatttttcacactGCAATAAAATGATtatcttactcagtatttttgtcttgttttccagtacaattattcttaaaaaatcaAGATTGAGACGctaaatgacttaagatattaagtcttgttttcttaatagaaacaaaatatcaaaattaagttactcttaaaacaagaaaaaaaaaatctgtcagtgtggtaagaaaaaaaaacatttcccttttgaataaagcttttttaccccactgacagattttattcatttttttttttcttgttttaagaattaACTCAAGTTTGATACATAATTTTAAACGGGAAGAATGTTtggatatttaaaaacactgaatgagAAAATCCTTTTTTTGCAGAGTGAACTTGGCAGACGTCTTTGACCATTCGTGTTTAGATCGTTAAAGAAGCTCATCTTCTCGAGATCCTGTGCTCTTTCCTGTTCCTTAGTGCTGAGTGCTTTTTTGAACGCAAgaacgcattctgtgtgaacaacCCCGATTACTTTGTTGAAACGTGTGATCAGGAGCAACAGTGATGGTTCAGAGAGTCCCTCACCGTGTTTGTGGATGGTGTGCACAGCCTCCAGCATGTTCCTCCAGTAGCACTTCCTGTCCAGAGGGTTGACGGACTTGCGGTTGCGCAGCCAGGTGTTGAGATCCAGGTGACCGCACTCCATCAGCATGTAGATGTAGCTGCTGGTGATCTCACTGCGGGCCAACAGGAAGTCATGTGATCAGGAGCACACCAGAACTCAGGTCAAGCACAGCACTGTTTCCGAGCACAACACACTTACTAGTCATAGAGTTTAATGATCTGGTCACTGTACTGCTGAAGATGATTCAAGTGCTCGATCTCATTCTTGTAGCTTTCCACGGCCTGAGCGTCGGCCTCCTCTAGATTCACATACTTCAAAGCATACGCGTGCTTCTTATGGTCAAACACCTGATAGACCTGAAAACAAACAATGATTTCTGTTACACATAACGGATCagatataaatgaaaaatcacaCGGAAAATACAGTCGTGCAATATTTCATCCGTACCTTACTGGACCCGCCGCGGCCGATCATCTTGAAAATGAAGAACTGTTTGCCCTTGATTGTGATGGATTCGTTTGAGAAAGCGGAGGCGGGGGTCTGAGGGTCAGAGATCGCAGACTGTTAAATCTAttcaatatttcacacaaaaggAGGCAGAAATTAAGCCAAGAGCAACATAGTATCCACACAAGCCCTTTATCTAGTAAGCAGCCACATTTCATGACCCAAATCAGTTCTGGAGAGATAAATTCAGGTCTCTAAAGCTCGATAAGCTCACACATCTGTGCCGCCCCGCGTTTAATCCACTCAGCGTGCTTTGCTTATCAGCTCGAGCACATCAGCTATACAGGCGTGACTATTGAATGTACATTGAATGAACATTATATTACATGCACTTCACAgacatccttaatctctaataCCTCTATTCTGCTCTCTGTTGCTGGTGTTTATTGTCTGGACACAGCACAGTTCACACACTGTGTGGTTTCAGCTTCTTAATGCATGTTAATGAGTACAAGAGTGCAGTTACTAgccaaaaaaaaagccattttatcCATCCAAGTAAAAATTGAGTTGatttaactagtgaaaactgaattgttgacaaaaaatattaagacaaaTAGGTTTGAAAAGTCAAATGGGCTTATAAAGATGAGATCTAGATATCAAGCATAAAAGTGTTTACCAGTTGAAATAGTCTTTTATTGTGAATTGGATTTCTGTGAATGCTaatgacataaaatgtttttacttgtgAAACCGTAATTGTTTCACTAGTAAACTGTAACTGTaaggattttcattttaactaataaaaaaaaactgacttgtGGATATCTACATCTTCGTATTctgcaaattaataaatgtttaaatggctTGCCATAGGCATCACCCTACATTGTTTTTAACTGAATTATCTGTCTCCTTCCTAATTAAAATCTTGAAAGCCCAGGTTTGGATGCAAAAAAATCCccagcaaaaaagaaaagaaaaaaaaaagccgaCTTTATGGAGGtctcttaaaggaacagctcaTCAAGAAATGTTAGTAGTTTTTTTGTACTTCAAGTTAAATTAACAAATGATGCTttgtcaactagctgaaataaatgtttgtttttaatgttcacatatatttttaatgaaaatgttttactaaaaattatttttttcatggttttagtttaattaacaataataactctGCTCTGTGGGGGGAAAAATCATCTGAATGGTCACAATTAGGTTCCTCTCTTCTAGTTCTCTCTATTACACATTTCTCTGTCCGTCTCATGTTCATGTTGTACGTGATGTCTTCACCTGTGACAGCTGCGGGACGCAGGACACCTGGCTCTGAGGGGTGCAGGGCAGCGGAGCGTGACCCATCTTCTGAGCCGTCGATGGAACGGACACAACCACTGGCCGCTGCTTCACCACAGGAGTGACAAAACTACGGAAGAACAGAGGGAGAGCATGGCTGAGCTGAAGGCATGATGGTCACGTCTGATCCATGAGCTCTGCTGTGTTTTCACCTGTTTGCATTGGGGTCTTTGTAGTTGGGCGTCTGACAGCTGAGAGAGGGGTGTGTTCTGGGAGGAGCAGGTGTTCTCAAAGCATGaagtgaggatgaagaggaaACAGGGTCTGCAGGAGGTTTACGATCCTGAACAGAGCCACAAAACATCATGAAGCAATCCCAGCTGAGTCCACTCTAATCATTCTGAGCTCAAATATCAAACACAAAAGTGTGAGCTGTAACCAGACCTCCGGAGACGCGTGTCTGTTGATGAGAGCCGGGATCTTCCATTCGGATGAAGTCTCCTTGGCAAGAGGCTTTTGCTGCTCCTCTGGAGCCTTCGCTGGAGTTTCTTCTTCCTTTCTGTTACTTAGTGCTTCCACATTTTCTGCAAAACCAAAAACATTAGTACCATTCTTTTTTGAACAAGCATTTTTCATGTTAACCTTAGAACTTACTCAAGAAGAAAtcaatgtttttgtattgtaaaaatatgaaatgtctCATAGGTGTAGGGTTAGGGTTGCATTAGTCTGTAATAATTAGCATtaactttacataaaaacaaaagtctACTGTATGTAACCCAGGGCTACTGCAGTCAAGTACCTCTAATCACGTTAGTGTAATAAGCACACTGTTAATCACTTAAAGCATCTGAAAAATCACAGCTTGCTGTTTCCTTAATAACTAACTATACACAATATTAAATATGCTCATGTTTAGGTttacatgtaataataaatagGGCTGccaatttaatgttttgatttggagtgcttaacattaaaatgtaaaaaaaaaaaaaaaaacttttggagaCAAAAGTGTGAAAACAAAGATGCTTCAATGAAAAAATGTTAGTCTGCATGTGTACATACACagactatctatatatatatatatatatatatatatatatatatatatatatatatatatatatatatatatatatattattttttttttttttttttttttttttattattattatttaaataatcatactaatgaattattaaatgtagctGTAAACGGTGATTACCAGGGTACAAGCACCAATGGCTCATGCAGACGATATGGTAACACAATGGCAGTATTATAACACTATAATATGATTTCAGTGAATTATCAAAGTTGTGGAAGTATTATTCTTTGCATTATATTGAAATACACAAATGAGTTAATTTTAACTTGACAGCAATACATTCAGTCTTGCACCttgacaaaaatgttttcagtgtaaAAATTATCTTTAAGTATTTTGGAGCTTATAGATTTCTATGTAAATCTCTGATGCTTGGACCCCTAATGACAGAACAAATAACAGAGTCTCGTGTGAACAACACTGAAGTCCACCTCAAACAAACTATTATGTTTGGTGGACTGTTGATAGGAGAAGTAAAGGTGTCTGTTGtaaaacataaatacagacaaagCTCTAAAGTGCACCTCAGAGGGGAAAGAAAGGTGTCCTTTAACAGAAAAGCATGAGACTAACCTGCAGCGTTGTCTTCATGCTCCGCAGGAAGCAGATGAGTTTTACCAGAGTTGAGGTTTCTGACGGCGGTCTGCAGAAGTTCAACCGGCCGTGGATTTGAGCTCAGCGCTTTCTGAAGAATCAGATTACTCTTCCTAGAGTTACCTGAGAGATGTCAAGAATACTGGCTTTAAACTTACTGCAACACCATGCAGCTTTACATTTAAAGACCCAAAGAAAGGATCCAGTTTTAGTCCACGCATGTCAAAAGAGCCTACTTCCCAATGTTAAAACACCCATAAATGCAACAGAATAGAAGTAATCAATATATTACTGCAACATACAAAGCTAATGAAAATTAGGCATAGAAGTGTATTTTTAATTGCATGGGTTCTTGACAGTACCATATGTTTTACCTTGTGAGAGCTCAAACTGAGCGTGTGCGATATGCACAAAAGCAAAAGCTTTACAGTGCGATCTGGCAATGCTGAAATGATCTGGAGCGTCTTCTGGATCTTCGATTCTGTAGAGGTGGTGAAGAATAAATTACTCCAGGTATCAGCTGCTGACATGAGACTTAGTGCACTCCACCCGACTCACCCTTTCAGCTCCGCATATCGCACCAGCATCCGGGCATAGCTTTCTGTTTTGCAGTGCTTTGCCAAAGGAAACCTGGCGAACACTTTAGAGTAGCAGTCCAGGAGTTTGGAGAGAAAGGCCGCGTCTGAACCAGGGTCTCCTCTCTTCTCCAGGTTTTTCAGGAAGATCTGACAGCTTTCAGGAGAGTCTGTGCTGATGAGCTGCTGGAGGTCAGTGGTTTCTGTGAAAGAGACGCAAGTAAAGCAACCATCATGTAATAGTCCTGTACGAGAAGCAGACTGAAACTAAAGTATTCTGGGTCCACATATAATTGATATAATGTTAGTTAAGAATGACCTTCCGTTCTAGCGGTTTCTTTTCTCTCTGCTCTTCGCAGGAGCGCTGTGATGGTGTCGCCCTCTTCAGTGTTTCTCCTCAGATGATCCGGACTGATCACAGGAGGCTGCACAGAACAGAACACTATTCAGGATGGTAGAGACGTCTGCTTCCTCTCTAACTACCTCTCAGCACTGGTGAGTCTATTTTAAGGAAGACTCTCATACCTTCAGGTTTAATAGACTGTAGGAGTCCCCATCTGGAGTGCCTTTCTTTGAGGAACACACTGGGAATGTGGAGCGGACATTTGAACCGCTTGTTTGCCTGGAAGAAATCCAACATTAAAGCTTGATAAAGATCATAGAAATGTAAAACAGTGTGAGACCGTTTCACACTTGCACAGTGTTACAGTACACCCCTGCACAGATTCACATCTCTCACCTGGAGAAAGCACCGCCGTGTGCAGCTGGGGCTTCTGGTTTCTGAGCACTGTCAGAGTCACTGCTCTCGTTTTCAGGGATAGAGAGGGGCACCATGGGAACTCTTTCTGCCTGCAGGAAGGAACATATAGACAAAGAAGGAAGGTGGGTGTATGCATGTCCATTTTCAAGTGCTGTTTCCTGACATCTTGTCACACCTTACCATTGCTGTTCTTCTTTGTTGTGACCCTGCTCTCCACACAGGCATGTTCTCATCTTGTGGACTGAACTTCTGATCACTGCTGGAATGCAGaatgtttgttaacatcagttaTTTCATGGTAAAAAATACAGATACCTTCCTTACCAAAAACAGGCCGTAAATTGTGAGTATTGTGGATTACTaggtacataaataaatgaaatgtttcaaatgtttggggtcagaaggtttttttaatgtctcttctgttcaccaagcctgggtttatttaataaacagtaatattgtgaaatattattaaagtttaaaataactgctttctgcgtgaatatattgtaaagtgtaatttatttctgtgatgtgcagctgtattttcagcatcattactccagtcttcagtgtcacatgatcttcagaaatcattctaatatgatgatttgctgctcaaaaaacatttctgattattatcaatgttgaaaacattttttctgcACAATTCATTTggaaacagaaatacattttatttttcaggattctttgatgtacagaaagtttaaaatagcagcatttatttgaaatagaaattgctaaaacaaaacaaaaaaatttaataaataaatagacaacttactgaccctaaactttttaacttttttttttttttttttttacaatatgctGTATCATTATGtgaaaaggtttctttttttgttttgttttttaagtacaTGTGGTTATTCTAAGCCTTTTAATAATATTCAGTGTTGCTTGATTCACCATGGCCTGCAAAATTCTCATGAGAACAGAAGTTTTCCTACCCCTGGTGAAAAGTGCTGCTGGTCTGCAGGTCACGTGTTCCGTCTGATCTTCTGGAGCTGCTTCTCATAGACTCGTGTGCATCCTCATGTGCAGACACTAGAGACGTTTCACAAGGCATTTAAAATGCACGCTTGATTCATAGAAAGCGAAAGTATTCATTACaggattttaatcaaatataacaaaaaatcgTTTTCGGCGTGGGATTGCACATAATTCTACTGATTCCTACAGTTCAATTCCTGCAAATATTTCAGAGTTTGAAAGACTCTCTTAAAGAGACAGCTGCTGTcagtcattaatgtttatttatacgcTGAAGACTAACCAGTCTTATTTTAAAGAtcagtttctgtggtatttctgtaaCTGAATATTACTGTTACACCGACCTGAAAAACTTAAAGCTCAGTACATTTTATTAgtatcttgttattgtatttgtttgtgccattgcttgCCATTtatctattcttattttattcctcactgtttacttgtcttcttTAGCTAACATAAATTCAATTCAGAGTTTGAAATCAAAGTACTTTTTAAGTATCTCCCTCACAACATTaatatgaatcaacaacattAGAAACTGTAAAACACGAACACACTGGGTGACGAAACATTTAGGTTGCATGATTGTgaaaatatgtctaaaaaaatacctaaactccatcatcaagtaaaaaaaatcccCCTAATAACAGTCACCTAAAGGGAAATTTCCCCataaatttaacaactttttatctcaaatttgcattttttaatcacaggtgcgagtttatatcatgcaattcttgtttttttttctcagtattgcTAATTCTGAGATAAAgtcataatttactttttttatttaattatttatgtttatttatttttttattctatagtGGAAATAGGCTTCTGTAAAGAAAAGCCTATTTACATGATGTGAAGTAACCTGTTAAGTTCTCCTTCTCTTCATGCGAGAGCAGCTGGCGTTTGCCTGCGTTTAGATTCCTCACCGCAGCCTCCAGCACGCGCCTGGGTTTAGCATTCATTTCAAAAGCCTTCTGGAGAATCAAAGTGCACTTCTTAAAGTTGCCTGGAGAGAATGAAAGCAACTTAATGGCCATGTTCTCAATTAGCAGTTCATTTCTGACAGAGGCACTGCATGCCTGTTTAAGTCCCCTTACCTTGCGAAAGCTCAAACTGAGCATAAGCAACGTGAACAAAGGCAAAATCCTTACAGTGCGATCTCGCGATGTCAAAACTAGCCTGCGcatcatttacatcttggatgctgTTGACGAAGAGagactaaatttaaaaaacaatgtactAAAATTGTTGGCAGTTCAAAGCAGATCtgttgatttaaaacaaaataatagttcaCACCCGTCTGTATTTTCTCAAGTATATTTCATAATGTGAAAagttgcattaaatatatttttttaagtgttccaCATAAAGAAATTCTCACAGAACTGTAACAAAATAAGAGAGTAAGTAATGACAAGTTACATatctgtgtgaactattcctgaatcataatgtacagaacatacaTAATAATGAGATTATAATTTCAAGACGAAGACTGGAGATGACTTACGCTTTTAACTCTGCAAATCTGACCAGCATCTTGGCGTAGCTCTCACTCTGACCGTACTTGCCCAGCGGCATGCTGGAGAAGACACGCGTGTAGCCGTCGATGAGTTTAGAGAGCAGGCCGGGGTCCGTCTGAGGATTGCCCTTCCTCTCCAGACTGGTCAGGAGCGTCCGGCAGGTGTCCGGTGAGTTCGAGCTGATGGCCTTGTTGATGTAGTCTGTATCATCTGTGCGGAAGAAAAGCAGACACCGTTCTTGCTTTAGGCCAATGCATTTCCTGGACCTTTGCATTCTTTTATGATCATTGGATCAGAACCATTACTAATGTATGACCCCAATCTGGAGGTTCTCACCATCGGTGTATAACTTCTTCATCTTGGCCAGGCGCTGACACAGCATGGCGATCTGCATCTGTCGCTCTGTGCTCTCTTCTTCATCCATCTCTGCACactacacaacacaacaacacacttcaggctcatgtcattccaaacacgtcTCATCCCATCCCTGATGTTTAACAGA
The Cyprinus carpio isolate SPL01 chromosome A16, ASM1834038v1, whole genome shotgun sequence genome window above contains:
- the LOC109109547 gene encoding dual specificity protein kinase Ttk-like isoform X4, yielding MDEEESTERQMQIAMLCQRLAKMKKLYTDDDTDYINKAISSNSPDTCRTLLTSLERKGNPQTDPGLLSKLIDGYTRVFSSMPLGKYGQSESYAKMLVRFAELKAIQDVNDAQASFDIARSHCKDFAFVHVAYAQFELSQGNFKKCTLILQKAFEMNAKPRRVLEAAVRNLNAGKRQLLSHEEKENLTVSAHEDAHESMRSSSRRSDGTRDLQTSSTFHQGDQKFSPQDENMPVWRAGSQQRRTAMAERVPMVPLSIPENESSDSDSAQKPEAPAAHGGAFSRQTSGSNVRSTFPVCSSKKGTPDGDSYSLLNLKPPVISPDHLRRNTEEGDTITALLRRAERKETARTEETTDLQQLISTDSPESCQIFLKNLEKRGDPGSDAAFLSKLLDCYSKVFARFPLAKHCKTESYARMLVRYAELKGIEDPEDAPDHFSIARSHCKAFAFVHIAHAQFELSQGNSRKSNLILQKALSSNPRPVELLQTAVRNLNSGKTHLLPAEHEDNAAENVEALSNRKEEETPAKAPEEQQKPLAKETSSEWKIPALINRHASPEDRKPPADPVSSSSSLHALRTPAPPRTHPSLSCQTPNYKDPNANSSFVTPVVKQRPVVVSVPSTAQKMGHAPLPCTPQSQVSCVPQLSQTPASAFSNESITIKGKQFFIFKMIGRGGSSKVYQVFDHKKHAYALKYVNLEEADAQAVESYKNEIEHLNHLQQYSDQIIKLYDYEITSSYIYMLMECGHLDLNTWLRNRKSVNPLDRKCYWRNMLEAVHTIHKHGIVHSDLKPANFVIVDASLKLIDFGIANRIQPDVTSIMKDSQVGTLNYMPPEAIKDTSSNGKPGSKISAKGDVWSLGCILYCMTYGKTPFQNITNQISKIHAIIDPSHEIDFPHIPEKDLLDVLKRCLVRNPRERISIPELLDHPYLQLQPQPAPEPAEACAGDLKRILNELAALQSPNSIARAASNLARMCNSGRKLDVSECVKTSSQTLWK
- the LOC109109547 gene encoding dual specificity protein kinase Ttk-like isoform X2 — protein: MDEEESTERQMQIAMLCQRLAKMKKLYTDDDTDYINKAISSNSPDTCRTLLTSLERKGNPQTDPGLLSKLIDGYTRVFSSMPLGKYGQSESYAKMLVRFAELKAIQDVNDAQASFDIARSHCKDFAFVHVAYAQFELSQGNFKKCTLILQKAFEMNAKPRRVLEAAVRNLNAGKRQLLSHEEKENLTVSAHEDAHESMRSSSRRSDGTRDLQTSSTFHQGSDQKFSPQDENMPVWRAGSQQRRTAMAERVPMVPLSIPENESSDSDSAQKPEAPAAHGGAFSRQTSGSNVRSTFPVCSSKKGTPDGDSYSLLNLKPPVISPDHLRRNTEEGDTITALLRRAERKETARTEETTDLQQLISTDSPESCQIFLKNLEKRGDPGSDAAFLSKLLDCYSKVFARFPLAKHCKTESYARMLVRYAELKGIEDPEDAPDHFSIARSHCKAFAFVHIAHAQFELSQGNSRKSNLILQKALSSNPRPVELLQTAVRNLNSGKTHLLPAEHEDNAAENVEALSNRKEEETPAKAPEEQQKPLAKETSSEWKIPALINRHASPEDRKPPADPVSSSSSLHALRTPAPPRTHPSLSCQTPNYKDPNANSFVTPVVKQRPVVVSVPSTAQKMGHAPLPCTPQSQVSCVPQLSQTPASAFSNESITIKGKQFFIFKMIGRGGSSKVYQVFDHKKHAYALKYVNLEEADAQAVESYKNEIEHLNHLQQYSDQIIKLYDYEITSSYIYMLMECGHLDLNTWLRNRKSVNPLDRKCYWRNMLEAVHTIHKHGIVHSDLKPANFVIVDASLKLIDFGIANRIQPDVTSIMKDSQVGTLNYMPPEAIKDTSSNGKPGSKISAKGDVWSLGCILYCMTYGKTPFQNITNQISKIHAIIDPSHEIDFPHIPEKDLLDVLKRCLVRNPRERISIPELLDHPYLQLQPQPAPEPAEACAGDLKRILNELAALQSPNSIARAASNLARMCNSGRKLDVSECVKTSSQTLWK